In Spiroplasma sp. SV19, one DNA window encodes the following:
- a CDS encoding UPF0236 family transposase-like protein — protein MNKRQFYWSVPKGAKINTKKFVHEITNQLLKFYGISYKEKELFLCGDGAGWIKITAQELKSNYVLDYFHLSQYIHKAFNKNVI, from the coding sequence TTGAATAAACGACAATTTTATTGATCAGTTCCAAAGGGAGCTAAAATAAATACGAAGAAATTTGTGCATGAAATTACTAACCAATTGTTGAAATTTTATGGGATATCGTATAAAGAAAAAGAATTATTTTTATGTGGTGATGGTGCAGGTTGAATTAAAATTACTGCGCAAGAATTAAAATCCAATTATGTTTTAGATTATTTTCATTTATCACAGTATATTCACAAAGCATTTAATAAAAACGTCATTTAA
- a CDS encoding UPF0236 family transposase-like protein yields the protein MGNNKEGINLLNFNMVKYVTDEKKKHNQLLLQSIKQQLEELDYQISNEKWRLKNGYIRNTLVPRTILTQEGPVTFRRTKYKYIGADGRWHYKYLLDDYIQLDKWQRLSLDFIIAILDHITSKQTYKNILAVFPNMDISERTISNIIKNIILKN from the coding sequence ATGGGCAACAATAAAGAAGGTATTAATTTACTTAATTTTAATATGGTTAAGTATGTAACAGATGAAAAGAAAAAGCATAATCAACTGTTATTACAAAGTATTAAACAACAATTAGAAGAATTGGATTACCAGATTAGTAATGAGAAGTGGCGTTTAAAAAATGGTTATATTCGTAATACATTAGTACCGCGCACGATTTTAACACAAGAAGGACCTGTTACATTTCGCCGGACAAAGTATAAATATATTGGTGCAGATGGCCGTTGACATTACAAATATTTGTTAGACGATTACATTCAATTAGACAAATGACAACGATTATCATTAGATTTTATTATTGCCATTTTAGACCATATTACCTCTAAACAAACATATAAAAATATTTTAGCAGTTTTCCCAAATATGGATATTTCAGAACGAACAATTTCCAATATTATTAAAAATATAATATTAAAGAATTAA
- a CDS encoding Mbov_0399 family ICE element protein: MKILLSILTLSMLITTPLLPLSTKQLITMYSSLRGTPFHPDIKITNTDENKNSQSGNLDHSVKETYLGYTSIIWTNYANSWTQFKQYYKRITLYTSGYVDGKSASKNTFGYTYITVANIEQRSSWHSNATLRASGSSYCLAYTSHNFYWGSYVQAGAYYDAIINGNTIKLMFYLWTKGYQYGSGSVWTEAYIKLSGGIIHSSWNLDTIKNNLNNALSNTINLVSDYSGAIDDKRNITDPTKKGNDLTTKINTIINNVLGDEYYAWKQYIQPYSFNNSTRQAAIVIKFINPTSQHQEVWTFTTPIKITLSTSYWAKLLNERLHIMPGQIVNPQDSTKGMVLDVPDVLMPSDPNKNFGGTLRYHTTVSLEFDGALNNSEWLEINGVKVDVLDNKFIATLLDNRIAGETINTYDVIVYHDDGQYKAQYQVKIIIETLIPDLKLKWYAWDPTKNPGQNILITPNLADGKPNPKYDKEINSDTGTKTQIIWVKNKSSVPFTLDPLNQFGEVINPNINPQDYDLGFIAEGAVAGKGVNQTFSSPNITTVYRKEVDPNLLPFSNPTARQKNQRIKSDGENQYWSDSGIWHYVENLSDQSTAQKFMIIGADYSEKYPRFLDVLNNSNIAVDFWTTIHGVHLKNYLAKWKNLNSTDIGQLSYEQVMSYWKEYTSDVIAQRIPPDPNPANYVDITGNLPIIKMNETEINVIANNIIEAVNKYMMLKGPKVKLNSDYNVYSLDGKDITVDKRGLKVLLQNKTTPQYLELRVKASPTSTLLIGTASVQVRNSVSYDPVTVRDLSKIKFNQYKYNFNSFTAEELRNWIYQDVDNYMKIYGYNDIILNQDYGVSGNKIPRADPVTHHNTPGDLNDVLLNNFLNNISGIKTLTLIIYADNASDKTTGYSYHQLINDPESKPVPPTPPLPPNPDANPESPHSKKYLSWLLPVILCPLIVVSIGMIWLIIRKKKN, from the coding sequence TTGAAAATTTTATTATCAATATTAACTTTAAGTATGTTAATAACAACACCATTATTACCATTAAGTACAAAACAATTAATTACAATGTATAGTAGTTTACGAGGAACTCCATTTCATCCTGACATTAAAATTACTAATACTGATGAAAACAAAAACAGTCAATCAGGAAACTTAGACCATTCCGTAAAAGAAACTTATCTTGGATATACTTCAATAATATGGACAAATTATGCTAATTCTTGAACACAATTTAAACAATACTATAAAAGAATTACCTTATACACATCAGGGTATGTAGATGGGAAAAGCGCTTCTAAGAATACTTTTGGTTATACTTATATTACAGTTGCTAATATTGAACAACGTTCAAGTTGACATAGTAATGCCACTTTAAGAGCAAGTGGTTCTTCATATTGTCTTGCTTATACAAGCCATAATTTTTATTGAGGTAGTTATGTTCAAGCAGGAGCATATTATGATGCAATAATTAATGGTAATACAATTAAACTAATGTTTTATTTATGAACAAAAGGATATCAATATGGTAGTGGTTCGGTTTGAACAGAGGCATATATTAAGTTATCTGGAGGAATTATTCATTCATCATGAAATTTAGATACAATTAAAAATAATTTGAATAATGCTTTGTCAAATACTATTAATTTAGTTTCAGATTATTCGGGAGCAATTGATGATAAAAGAAATATTACAGATCCAACAAAAAAAGGTAATGATTTAACAACAAAGATAAATACAATTATCAACAATGTTTTAGGCGATGAATATTATGCTTGAAAACAGTATATTCAACCGTATTCCTTCAATAATTCAACAAGACAAGCAGCAATAGTTATAAAATTTATTAATCCAACTTCGCAACATCAAGAAGTTTGAACATTTACGACACCAATTAAAATCACATTGTCTACAAGTTATTGGGCAAAATTACTAAATGAAAGATTGCATATTATGCCTGGGCAAATTGTTAATCCCCAAGATTCAACAAAAGGAATGGTCCTAGATGTTCCTGATGTATTAATGCCTTCTGACCCCAATAAAAATTTTGGGGGAACATTAAGATATCATACGACAGTGTCGTTGGAATTTGATGGTGCTTTAAATAATAGTGAATGATTAGAAATCAATGGGGTAAAAGTCGATGTTTTAGACAATAAGTTTATTGCAACATTACTCGATAATAGAATTGCCGGGGAAACGATTAATACATATGATGTTATTGTTTATCATGATGATGGGCAATACAAAGCACAATATCAAGTTAAGATTATTATTGAAACTTTAATTCCTGATTTAAAATTAAAATGATATGCATGAGATCCTACTAAAAATCCAGGACAAAATATTTTAATTACACCAAATTTAGCAGATGGAAAACCCAATCCAAAATATGATAAGGAAATTAATTCAGACACAGGAACTAAAACCCAAATTATTTGAGTTAAAAATAAATCATCAGTGCCGTTTACCTTAGATCCATTAAACCAATTTGGCGAAGTGATTAATCCCAATATAAATCCACAGGATTATGATTTAGGATTCATTGCCGAAGGAGCAGTCGCCGGAAAGGGTGTTAACCAAACTTTTAGCAGCCCAAATATTACAACAGTTTATCGCAAGGAAGTTGATCCTAATTTACTACCTTTTTCCAATCCAACGGCAAGACAAAAAAACCAACGAATAAAATCTGATGGCGAAAATCAATATTGAAGTGATAGTGGAATTTGACATTATGTTGAAAATTTATCCGATCAATCAACAGCGCAAAAATTTATGATTATTGGAGCAGATTATTCGGAAAAATATCCGCGGTTTTTAGATGTGTTAAATAATTCTAATATTGCTGTTGATTTTTGAACAACAATTCATGGGGTACATTTGAAAAACTATTTAGCTAAATGAAAAAATTTAAATTCGACTGATATTGGTCAATTAAGTTATGAGCAAGTAATGAGTTATTGAAAAGAATATACCTCGGATGTTATTGCCCAACGGATTCCCCCTGATCCCAATCCGGCAAATTATGTTGATATCACCGGGAATCTACCCATCATTAAAATGAACGAGACAGAAATAAACGTTATTGCAAATAATATAATCGAAGCGGTAAATAAATATATGATGTTGAAAGGACCGAAAGTAAAGTTAAATTCTGATTACAATGTTTATTCCCTTGATGGCAAAGATATTACTGTTGATAAAAGGGGATTAAAGGTTTTATTACAAAACAAAACAACACCACAATATTTAGAATTAAGGGTAAAGGCAAGCCCCACTTCAACATTGTTAATTGGAACAGCTAGTGTTCAAGTTAGAAATTCAGTTTCTTATGATCCTGTGACAGTAAGGGATTTAAGTAAAATTAAATTCAATCAATATAAATATAATTTTAATAGTTTTACTGCTGAAGAATTACGAAACTGAATTTACCAAGATGTTGATAATTATATGAAAATATATGGTTACAATGATATTATTTTAAATCAAGATTATGGTGTTTCGGGCAATAAAATTCCAAGGGCAGATCCTGTTACCCATCATAATACTCCTGGTGATTTGAATGATGTTTTACTAAATAACTTTTTAAATAATATTAGTGGGATTAAAACATTAACTTTAATTATTTATGCTGATAATGCTAGTGATAAAACAACAGGGTATTCATATCATCAATTAATTAATGACCCAGAAAGTAAACCAGTTCCACCAACACCACCATTACCACCTAATCCGGATGCTAATCCAGAAAGCCCACATAGTAAAAAATATTTATCATGATTGTTACCTGTAATTTTATGTCCATTAATAGTGGTTAGCATTGGGATGATATGGTTGATAATTCGAAAAAAAAAGAATTAA